One region of Sulfurisphaera ohwakuensis genomic DNA includes:
- a CDS encoding DNA double-strand break repair nuclease NurA, which translates to MSDVIDKIKKLAIDEREKANKLKADILLLSEEIRRGKIDLTFEEVKGTVGEHIACAIDGGKLEVDLGDSYLIIAKAVSVIGKYGEIKEIPPTIVRDFKIVSDYYGEDEVKKRSIILMLTLETNLLSQANCDKIFIDGPLIDPPVYDEELEEYFLVRSNVIKRKEPIGIVKRFSHRLLINYLNDMGYDFSNIRESYLVTILFSELRKSLKSKEAVALGWINWDEIFKKKSNIFKDLEGLSRAYLKLGLKIYSSYFQLSPISPVVRIDTLLPSGLDFIKIWGIEGEKEVTILNKIADSLAKVRSEEANSYVSLFRMLRGNEDFFSYLSKF; encoded by the coding sequence ATGAGTGATGTGATAGATAAAATAAAAAAGCTAGCAATTGATGAGAGAGAAAAAGCGAATAAATTAAAAGCTGATATTTTACTTCTCTCCGAAGAAATTAGAAGAGGAAAAATTGATTTAACATTTGAAGAAGTTAAAGGAACTGTAGGGGAACATATAGCTTGTGCAATAGATGGTGGTAAACTTGAAGTGGATTTAGGTGATTCTTATCTTATTATTGCAAAAGCAGTATCTGTAATAGGAAAATATGGGGAAATTAAGGAGATACCTCCGACTATAGTTAGAGATTTTAAGATAGTTAGTGATTATTATGGAGAGGATGAAGTTAAGAAACGGTCTATAATCCTTATGCTTACATTGGAGACCAATTTACTCAGTCAAGCTAATTGTGATAAAATCTTCATTGATGGACCTTTAATTGATCCACCAGTATATGATGAGGAATTGGAGGAATATTTTCTAGTTAGAAGTAATGTGATTAAAAGGAAAGAACCAATAGGAATAGTGAAAAGGTTCAGTCATAGACTTTTGATAAACTACTTGAACGATATGGGTTACGATTTTTCAAACATTAGAGAAAGCTATCTAGTAACCATACTTTTCTCAGAATTAAGGAAAAGTTTAAAGAGTAAAGAAGCAGTTGCACTTGGATGGATTAATTGGGATGAAATATTTAAGAAAAAAAGTAATATATTCAAAGACCTTGAAGGGTTGAGTAGGGCGTATTTAAAATTAGGCCTAAAGATCTATTCGTCTTATTTCCAATTAAGTCCGATTTCTCCGGTGGTAAGGATAGATACGTTGTTACCAAGTGGATTAGACTTCATAAAGATATGGGGTATTGAAGGAGAAAAAGAGGTTACAATATTAAATAAAATTGCAGATAGCCTTGCTAAGGTAAGGAGTGAAGAGGCTAACAGTTATGTTTCACTATTTCGAATGCTCAGAGGGAACGAAGATTTCTTTTCATATTTATCTAAGTTTTAG
- a CDS encoding DUF4364 family protein → MSKRLKRTSLEIMYSILSACNNNSTKTRIMYNAGINLIELTKYLELLEKEGYIKKVQSGKRVTYSLTEKGRDALVRLEKYIKIVKELEEAKKDVIDLIKIVKKKKEAKT, encoded by the coding sequence ATGAGCAAAAGACTAAAGAGAACTTCTCTCGAAATAATGTACTCAATTTTAAGTGCATGCAATAATAATTCCACTAAAACAAGAATTATGTATAATGCTGGTATTAATCTTATTGAATTAACTAAATACCTAGAACTACTTGAAAAAGAGGGCTATATAAAGAAAGTTCAAAGTGGGAAAAGAGTAACATACTCGTTAACAGAAAAAGGAAGAGATGCATTAGTAAGATTAGAAAAATATATAAAAATTGTGAAGGAATTAGAAGAAGCTAAGAAGGATGTGATAGATCTAATAAAGATTGTTAAAAAGAAAAAAGAAGCTAAAACTTAG
- a CDS encoding AAA family ATPase: protein MRIAFHAYKGGVGKSTLSLMLAKALAEKGKKILFIDRDMMNWTSQLAKIDEDGLLVQIAFGKEPKNFYKEIKIKDGSLKIVKMFSSGINFYKAFTEFKKIQEFYNFYENFLRKENFDYMILDNPVFLTWDSNPIKYETMAFKQVFPNEKAYVVLISDVLPFSIDDSIVYLRRISAEAPLDWKLLAGIINMAIEEKERYIESIKKLMKELGFPKGVIVKFYDSVFQFHGKIEDLPIVPEIRTLAERIINNDMKEEIIL, encoded by the coding sequence ATGAGAATTGCTTTTCATGCGTATAAAGGCGGCGTTGGAAAGTCAACGTTGTCTTTAATGTTAGCTAAGGCTTTAGCCGAAAAAGGAAAGAAAATACTTTTTATTGATAGAGATATGATGAATTGGACCTCACAATTAGCCAAAATCGATGAAGATGGTTTACTGGTTCAAATAGCTTTTGGAAAGGAACCCAAAAATTTTTACAAAGAAATTAAAATTAAAGATGGAAGTTTAAAGATTGTAAAGATGTTTTCTAGTGGTATTAACTTTTATAAAGCTTTTACAGAATTCAAGAAAATTCAAGAATTTTATAATTTTTATGAGAATTTTTTAAGGAAGGAAAACTTTGATTATATGATTTTAGATAATCCAGTATTTCTAACATGGGATTCTAATCCTATAAAATACGAGACTATGGCTTTTAAACAAGTTTTCCCTAATGAGAAAGCATATGTTGTACTTATTTCAGATGTTTTACCATTTTCCATAGATGATTCTATAGTTTATCTAAGAAGAATTAGTGCTGAAGCACCTTTAGATTGGAAATTATTGGCTGGAATAATAAATATGGCTATAGAGGAAAAAGAAAGATATATTGAAAGTATAAAAAAGCTTATGAAAGAGTTAGGTTTTCCAAAAGGAGTTATAGTAAAATTTTATGATTCAGTTTTTCAATTTCACGGCAAAATAGAAGATTTGCCTATAGTTCCAGAGATAAGGACGTTAGCAGAAAGGATTATTAATAATGACATGAAAGAGGAGATAATACTTTAA
- a CDS encoding RNA-guided endonuclease InsQ/TnpB family protein, which produces MPNVGFRFRAYADDQTIRALKAQLRLACEMYNTLRWADIYFYQRDGKGLTQTELRQLALDLRKQDKEYQQLYSQVVQQIADRYYDARDRFFKGLAHFPKEKKPHKYYSLVYPQSGWKILESREIRTKSRKNKKKLVLLRLSNLGVFKVIVHRDFPLDKVKRVVVKLTRSERVYVSFIVEGVGFPQLPKTGKVVAIDVGIEKLLTTSDGFYFPNLRPYERALEKIRKLHKVLSRKEFLSKNWFKAKVKLARGYEHLKNLRQDLYMKLGKWFAQHYDVVVMEDIDVKQLVEESERKLRVRLHDVAFHELKRILEYQLEKYGKKLLLINPAYTSKMCVKCGYVKKELTLTDRVFSCPKCGWVTDRDYNACLNILKRSGWEPSLVPVELHPLPVAKSYGQGGAMKQEAPPFRAG; this is translated from the coding sequence ATGCCCAACGTAGGGTTCCGCTTTCGTGCATATGCTGACGATCAAACAATTAGGGCGTTAAAAGCCCAGTTGAGGTTAGCATGTGAGATGTACAACACCCTACGCTGGGCAGATATCTATTTCTACCAAAGGGACGGAAAGGGTCTTACACAAACGGAGTTAAGACAGCTCGCTCTAGATCTAAGAAAGCAAGATAAGGAGTACCAACAACTCTACTCACAAGTAGTACAGCAAATTGCCGATCGTTATTACGATGCTAGGGATAGGTTCTTCAAAGGTCTAGCACACTTTCCTAAGGAGAAGAAACCCCATAAGTACTACTCTCTTGTTTACCCACAAAGTGGGTGGAAAATACTTGAGAGCAGGGAAATAAGGACTAAGAGTAGGAAGAATAAGAAGAAGCTGGTGTTATTGAGGTTATCAAATCTCGGCGTGTTTAAGGTCATTGTTCATAGGGACTTCCCGCTTGACAAAGTAAAGAGGGTGGTAGTTAAACTAACACGTTCAGAGAGAGTATATGTCTCCTTCATAGTTGAAGGTGTTGGATTCCCTCAACTCCCAAAGACTGGTAAGGTAGTTGCAATAGATGTTGGGATAGAGAAACTCTTAACCACGAGTGATGGGTTCTATTTCCCTAACTTGAGACCTTATGAGAGGGCACTTGAGAAGATAAGGAAACTCCACAAGGTTCTCTCGAGGAAAGAGTTCTTGTCGAAAAATTGGTTTAAAGCAAAAGTGAAGTTAGCTAGGGGTTATGAACACTTGAAGAACTTGAGACAAGATCTCTATATGAAGTTGGGTAAGTGGTTTGCACAACATTATGACGTTGTAGTAATGGAGGATATAGATGTTAAACAACTGGTGGAGGAGTCAGAAAGGAAGTTGAGGGTGAGGTTACATGATGTTGCGTTCCATGAGTTGAAGAGAATACTAGAATATCAGTTGGAAAAATATGGAAAGAAACTGTTGTTAATAAATCCAGCATATACTTCAAAGATGTGTGTCAAATGCGGGTACGTAAAGAAGGAGTTAACTTTGACTGACCGTGTGTTCAGCTGTCCTAAGTGTGGTTGGGTTACTGATCGTGATTATAACGCTTGCTTAAACATATTGAAGAGATCGGGGTGGGAGCCATCCTTAGTGCCTGTGGAGCTCCACCCTCTACCCGTAGCGAAAAGTTATGGGCAAGGTGGGGCTATGAAGCAGGAAGCTCCGCCCTTCAGGGCGGGGTAG
- a CDS encoding CBS domain-containing protein, whose amino-acid sequence MRAKVSDYMNTAVVTVSLNSTMEEILSILSRESSGRVIVLDNEKPISIITTRSIIAAFSEYSLDLFSLKAKDLMSEDLISVTPDTPVIDAIKIMINNNIGGLPVVENQVIRGLFTEREVINVIANLKFSGIVDSIMSTKIETIPQNSTILEAAKIMTMRGIRRLPIVNEYRMVGIITAADIVKYLEKHKNIGNVLDAGTKNPWTINRYTSIIDAAKIMKEKKIGTLPVVDNSKLVGIVTERDLMYSLLTVELNS is encoded by the coding sequence ATGAGAGCAAAAGTCTCAGATTATATGAATACAGCTGTTGTGACTGTATCCCTAAATTCTACAATGGAAGAGATATTAAGCATATTATCTAGAGAAAGTAGTGGAAGAGTCATAGTGCTTGATAATGAAAAACCTATTAGTATAATTACTACTAGAAGTATTATTGCGGCTTTTTCTGAATACAGTTTGGATCTATTTAGCTTAAAAGCAAAGGATCTAATGTCAGAGGACTTAATAAGCGTAACACCAGATACCCCAGTTATTGATGCTATTAAAATCATGATAAATAATAATATAGGTGGATTACCAGTAGTGGAGAATCAAGTAATTAGGGGATTGTTTACAGAAAGAGAAGTAATAAATGTAATAGCTAATCTTAAGTTTTCTGGTATAGTAGACTCAATAATGAGTACCAAGATAGAAACTATTCCACAAAATTCTACGATTTTAGAAGCAGCTAAAATTATGACCATGAGAGGTATTAGAAGATTACCAATAGTAAACGAATATAGAATGGTTGGAATAATAACTGCTGCAGACATTGTAAAGTATCTTGAAAAACATAAGAATATAGGTAATGTATTAGACGCAGGAACAAAAAATCCTTGGACAATTAATAGATATACAAGTATAATTGATGCAGCTAAAATTATGAAAGAGAAAAAGATAGGTACTTTGCCCGTTGTTGATAATTCTAAATTAGTTGGTATTGTAACTGAGAGGGATTTAATGTATTCATTATTAACTGTAGAACTCAACAGCTAA